The window CCGTCTGGCCGAGGTGCATCGGCATGGGCGGATGCGTGAGCGCTACGTCTACGACCCCATAGGACGGCTGATCGAGAAGCAGGGCCCAGAGGGCAGCGCGCTGGTGCGCTACAAGCGCGGCCCGGGCAGCGTGCTGATGAAGCGCGAAGGCCACGACGGCACGTGCGAGGTGTTCGAGCGGGACGCGCATGGGCGCAAGACCAGCGCCACCAACGCGCAGGCCGCGTGCACGTTTGCGCACACCTACGGGGGACTGCGCACGGCGGACCTGCGCGCCGACGAAGGCGTGCGCACGCGCTTCCTGGGGCGCGAGGCGCTCGAGGTAGAGACGCTCGGGGTGCGCGTGCGCTACCTGCGGCCGCAGGCGGACACGCTGCTGGTGGTGGACCCGACGGACCGCGTGCACCGCGTGCAGCGGCTGGGCGCGGGGATTGTGCGGCGGGAGCTGGCGAGCGGGACCACCGAGGTATCGCAGCACGACGGGCGCGGACGCTGCTGGGGCAAGACGAGCTACTGGGACTCGGGGAGCAAGCGGCCGTGGACGCGCAAGTTCTGGCGGTCGGGCGAGGGCGACCTGCTGGCGCGCGAAGACTCGCTGCGGGGGACATCGCGCTACACCTACGACGCCGCCCACCGGCTGACCAGCGTCACCGACGCCGACGGGCGACAGGGCGAGTACGCTCACGATGCCGCCGGCAACCTGCGCAAGAAGCCGGGCCTGGCCGACGCGCATGTGGGCGGGCGGGACGACGGGCTGGTGCAGGTGGACCGTGGCAACCGGCTCTACCGCGCGAACGGCGACCGCTTTGACTACGACACGCGTGACCACGTGCGTGCGCGGCACGGCGCGTGGGGCAAGCTCGGCTACGAACACGACGCGCTCGACCGCCTGCGACGCATCACGTTTGCGGCGGCTGAAGCGGGCGAGACGTACCCACCCGGGCACCCGGCCTACGGCCTGGAGCTGCACCGCTACGGAGCGCCCGAGACCGTCTGGGAGGCGGACTACGACCCCCTCGGCAGGCGCACCGAGACACGCGTCTACGGCGCTCCCGACGCTACAGGCGAGCGCGCCTGCGCCCGCTCCCGCTTCTGGTGGGACCGGGACCGGCTCGCCGCCGAAGAGGGCCCGGACGGCGCGCTGCGCGTGTACGTGTACGCCGACGTCGAAGCGCTGGTGCCCTTCATGTGGGTGGACTACGCGTCACGCGAAGAAGCCAGCGAGCGCCCTCAGGACGGCGAGCGCTACTATGTCTTCACCGATCACCGCGGCTGCCCCGAGCGCGTGGAGGACGACGGCGGCGAGGTGGTGTGGGAGGCCACCATCCACCCCTACGGCGAGTGCGAAGTGCACGTCGGCGCGGACTTCCACCAGCCCCTGCGCTTTCCTGGGCACTATCACGACGCTGCCACCGGCCTGCACTACAACCGCTTTCGGTACTACTCGCCCGAGCTCGGCCGCTACCTCGAGAGCGACCCCGTTGGCGTCGCCGGTGGGCTCAACCTCTACGGCTACTGCTGCGACAGCAACCCGCTGCGCGACGTCGACCTCCGCGGGCTGACCCAGAACTGCCCGCGCCGGCGCGGTGAGGACGGTGCCTCCGAGGAAGGTGCAGACGCCGAGCAGGCCACCAACGCAGATGGGGATGCAACGCAACCGTCACCAGAGCCGACCCCTGCGAGACCCCGAAGACCAACGGAACGCGAGCGCCACGCAGACACTCGTGATCGGCAAGGACGGGCATTTGACGACCTCTCGACTCAAGAACAATCTGACCGGCGGGCGGCTCACCGCGCCTACACAGATGGACTCCCCACGATAAACGGTCGAAGAGCCCGCTCACCCTCCGTGTTTGATATGAACTGGGACCCTACAACTCGCCGCTACCACCTACCCGAAGACACCTCCGCTGGGCGTCAGGCCCGAGAACGAGGAAGAGACCACGTCCAGTACGATGATCAGGGGAACCCTAACCTTGCACCGTTCAACCATCCAGACCTTGGAGGGGAACCAGTCCCGTTCTCCGGATTTTCGTCAGACCGCGACGCAAACATGCGCGGATTTCGGGACGGCGCACGAGAGGATCTTGGAGACGGGTGGCCTCCACATCCAAGAAACGCGTCTGGCACAGCCCCACAGGGGTGGACGTGGCATGAAACCCGGAATGGCGATGGATACTTGGTACCGACCGACCTACACGACGCCGTCCCGCACACCGGCGGTGTCTCCGCCGCACAGGAGATCTAGCCATGCGAATTGCTGACCTTATCGAGTTGAGCACTGCTCCTGCAAGCGAAGGAGAGATCATGAAGTTCGAGAGCGAGTACGCTACAAAACTTCCAGAATCCGTGACCAATGCCCTTCGCCGCACCAA is drawn from Sandaracinaceae bacterium and contains these coding sequences:
- a CDS encoding HNH endonuclease: MSAPSNKPGCASLGPSWVGDPVDVITGEMRDEATEFRLRGPVPFAWVRHLSTAWVLEQRQNGWGHRHAFDRCLRFDLDGVRYERPDGPTVEFHVLSQVGARDARQGHVLERVGEDLYQVRKVGEPIYELRRAFGRKRREAKLVRMVDGLHEAHFDYDGQERLVGVVDYAHRTLRVEYTREGLLRAIVWLRPEGQVTCVEYEYDRHGFLLGGRDAYGKAFRYDYDDAGRVVRKVNRRGVAFEYVYDDAGRCVRARGEHGEVGITLAYRPEARETTVTHESTDAQWMYRYEPEGTLREIEAPDGGIHTFVLADDGHVVAEVDASGQVWPYARDGAGRAYGKRDGYGYLRPLDAEPHRVAPALAHRMAETALGWEHGGLEAPGFEVPWATSLPPQLPLEARQALVGAEHTGVEREVRDDFDTLVRVEKSMSGQEVRRTYRYDGTGNTERFTDFDGGTWQYVYREWTQHVEEVDPLGGVTQLEHTPWDRLTRVVDPGGTESAYTYDAQHRLAEVHRHGRMRERYVYDPIGRLIEKQGPEGSALVRYKRGPGSVLMKREGHDGTCEVFERDAHGRKTSATNAQAACTFAHTYGGLRTADLRADEGVRTRFLGREALEVETLGVRVRYLRPQADTLLVVDPTDRVHRVQRLGAGIVRRELASGTTEVSQHDGRGRCWGKTSYWDSGSKRPWTRKFWRSGEGDLLAREDSLRGTSRYTYDAAHRLTSVTDADGRQGEYAHDAAGNLRKKPGLADAHVGGRDDGLVQVDRGNRLYRANGDRFDYDTRDHVRARHGAWGKLGYEHDALDRLRRITFAAAEAGETYPPGHPAYGLELHRYGAPETVWEADYDPLGRRTETRVYGAPDATGERACARSRFWWDRDRLAAEEGPDGALRVYVYADVEALVPFMWVDYASREEASERPQDGERYYVFTDHRGCPERVEDDGGEVVWEATIHPYGECEVHVGADFHQPLRFPGHYHDAATGLHYNRFRYYSPELGRYLESDPVGVAGGLNLYGYCCDSNPLRDVDLRGLTQNCPRRRGEDGASEEGADAEQATNADGDATQPSPEPTPARPRRPTERERHADTRDRQGRAFDDLSTQEQSDRRAAHRAYTDGLPTINGRRARSPSVFDMNWDPTTRRYHLPEDTSAGRQARERGRDHVQYDDQGNPNLAPFNHPDLGGEPVPFSGFSSDRDANMRGFRDGAREDLGDGWPPHPRNASGTAPQGWTWHETRNGDGYLVPTDLHDAVPHTGGVSAAQEI